The Stigmatella aurantiaca DW4/3-1 genome contains the following window.
ACGACATCGACGGTGCAGATTCCGCGCAGCGTGGTGCCGCGCCGGATCAGCAATTGCCGGTTGGCCTGGAAATTTCCCGCGGTCAGCAGGCTCGAAGGCACACGGCAGCGCTCATCGTCTCCATTCATGACGGAATTGACCACGAACTTCTGACCCGTCAGGACCAGGGACTGGCGGTCCGTTGCCACCGGGCTCACTTCCTCCTCTCGTTCGGGCTCGGGCGCGCAGCCCACGGCGGCTGTCATGCAAAGCGGTGCGGCAATGCCTAGCAACAAGGATTTTCTGTTCACGGCGTCCTCTCCTGGGGTGAGTGCAGCGATGGGCCCTGCGGAGAGCAGAACGAATGGCTTTGGAAATCTTCCCAGCCGGCCCGGCGTGGAGTTCAGGCGGGTACGTAAAGCCTGCTGGGAATGCCCTCGTGGTCGATGATCCGGTCCAACCGCATTCCCAGCCGCGTCGCCACGCGGATGGAGGCTTCGTTCTCTGGGTGGATGACGGCCACGACGGGGGTTTCCGGAAGGTGCTCGCGGGCCAGCTCCAGGGCGGCGCGGGCCAACTCCGTCGCATACCCGGAGCCCCACGCCTTCGGAGCGAAGCGGTAGGCGAGGTTCAACACCTGCTGTCCGTCGATCACCTTGTGGCGCAAGCCGCCGAAGCCCACGGCGACGCCTGGGTCATCCCTCCGCTCCACCCCCCAGTACCCGATGCCCCGGCTCGACCAGTCTCCCAGCCACACGTCCAACTGCTTCCGCGCGGCGTCCAGCGAGCGCATGGGCCCGGAGACGCTGTAGCGGCTCGTCTCTGGATCCCCATGCAGGGCGAACACCGCCTCCACGTCGCTGTCGTGAACGGCGCGCAGCAGCAACCGCTCGGTCGTCACGCGTTCGAAAACCTGGGTCATGACCGGCAGCCTGCATGCAGTGCCGTCCCTCACTCCACCGGGATTTATCAGGGCTTCCAACTCCCTGACGGGACCTCCCAGCCGTTCGGCGTCTTCTCCAGAAGAAGATGCACGGTCCCGGACGACGCGGCCCTGCGCTCACCCGAATAGATTTTGTATCTGAAGGTCCACGTCTCATCGCCCCACGTGAAGTCCTCCAGGGTGAGCTTGATGCCTTCGCGGAGGTCGTGGATCCCGCTTCGCAGCGTCCAGCCAGGAACGCGGAGGACCTCCTCGACGGGTGCATCCAGGGAGAAGGGCTGGGTCCACAGGGCGCAGAGCCGGTGGGGGGTCTTCTCCACCAGACGCTCCAGCACCCAGGCCACGGCACACTGGAGGCGCGGTGCATCCTCCTCACGCTCACGGAGGGCGGCCACCCACCGCTCCCCGACAGGCCGAGGACCGCCTTCCAGAGCTGTCACCTTGGAGGAGGACCGATGCGACTGCACGAGGGGACTGAGAACCTCCGGGCCACGCACCTTGCGCAGGGTGCGGACCGGGGTGTGCGCCAGCGTGGACTCCACGGAGGACATCCCCGCTGCGGGCTCCAGGTGCCACCAACGGTCGAAGGTCGCCACGGTCAGCGGCGGAGGGCCCAGCAGTTCCGTGAGCACCCGCCGCGTCACCGCGTCATTTTCTACCGTGGGCGCCTGGCTGGCGCGCTCCAGTCGATCCAGGAAGCTGGCGAGAACCGCGAGCTTGAGGAACGTCTCCGCGTCCTCGCCCTGCCCTTCGTAGTCATGGTCCCGGGGGGCTTCCAGCTGACTCCAGAGGTGCGGCCTCTCCAGATTCATCCCTCCAGGGAGGGCCCTTGCCTTCAGCCACGCAAGAAGCGCTTGCGTGGGACGCAGCACGTAGAAAGCATCCATCACCAGTGGCAAGAGCGATCTCCGTCTGCGGACGCCGCTGAGGGCCGTGCCGGACGCACGGCTGCGCGCGCGTGCATAGGGTGTCCTGGGTACACGTAGCACAAGAGGGGTATGGAAGGGTGGAGCAGTTCAGTCAGGCGATGATGGCTGGGTGGGCGGTTCCAGCCGTCGCGGTGCTCTTGGGGGCCGTCGAGGTTCAAGCGGCGCCGGTGACGGACATCACCGTCAAGAATGTCAGAACCGCGCCCACCGCGACCTGTGCGGCGGCGGCGACGGTGCAGAACCCCTTCTCCGGCGCCTACAGCTTAACGTTCACGACCCAGTAGGCGGAGCGCCCGCTCTCGTGTGGGAGACCATGACTCGAGGTGGATGCAGCCTGGGTCGGGTCTCGCACCGGCCGCTTCACCGGGCCGCTCACGGCTTCGCCTTCGGGGAACTCGGCGGCGGGAGGTCCTTGAGCATGGCCCCCAGGGCTTCGTGGCCCCGCTTGTAGGCGTAGGAGGCGGCGCTCAGGCCGTTCTGGTCCAGCAGCGTCGGATCCGCACCCTGTTCGAGCAGGAGATTCACCAGGAGCCCGTCGCCCCACTGCGCGGCCTCCATGAGCGCGGTCTTGCCGTGGTTGTCCTGGACATCGAGCCGGGGCTTGGCGTGGAGGAGGAGGACCTCCGCCGCCCAGGGCGACACCGAGTAGCCCTCCGCCGTGGAGCCGCCGCCCTTCCGCCGGTATGCGGCTTGCCCAACGATGAAGTTCACCAGGGGGCGTTCCTCCTTCGGGTTGGGGATGATCCAGGTCGCGTTTGGATCCAGGCCCATGTCGACGAAGCGCTTGACCAGGGCTTCCGAGCGGGTGCGGTCGCTCAGCTGGAGGGCGCGCGTGTACGCATCGAAGGCCCAGGAGGGCTCTGGCTTGACCCCGTTCTGGACGAGCCGTTGGATGAGGTCGAGGTTGGACTGCTGGAGGGCGCGATGGAGGGCCTGCTTGCCCGCTTCCGCGTCCACGAGGAAGGGCTCGACGGCCTCCCACACCTCCGAGTCGACCGCGGCCTCGGCGGCTGACGTGGTCGAGCCGAGCCGGCTTCCACCAGCGCTCCAGGTGCTGGAGCGGGGGGAGACGCCGGCATCCAGGAGTTCCCGCACCCGTTGCGCGTCGCCCCGCCGGGCGGAGCTGACCAGCATGTCCCCGGTATCTCCGGCGGAGTGGGCGCTGGCGCCGCTCCCGCCACAGCAGCAGCATCCCTGGAGGAAGAGGGCGGCGGTGGCGAGGAGCAGCCGGGCTACCAGGGGATAACGCGACATGGCGGTCCTCCGCACAGGGTGGGCTCAGTAGGCGTAGAAGCAGACGCAGACGTCGCCGGAGCACCGTCCGAAGTCAAACCCGTCTGCGATGCAGTCGTTGACGCAGTTGCCCTGACAGAAGGAGGGGGGGTCCGAGGGACCGGAGTATGCCGCCACGGTGGTGGCGAACGACACGGCCGCGCCCACGGCGACGGCGAGCAGCAGCTTTCCAGCCTTCTTGACGGAGGAGTTCATTGAAGCCTCTTGAGGGGGATGGCGGAGGGCGAGGATAGAGAGGAGTCCACGGAAAGTCAGCCGCACCCTGGCTTGCCAGGGCACAGAACCCAAAAGCAGCTCATTCGTCTGGTCATGCTTTGAGACATCAAAATGAAACAAATATAACGCGTCTTGTTATCAATGGGTTGGATATGACGCATTGAGCCATAGCCGGGGAGAGGTGGATTTTCAGCCCCAAAGCGTTGCATGGGCAGAGCGATCCGCTCCTGGCATCGGCATCCTCAAGATTTCGGTAGCGCTCTCAATAGAGTGCGTTATTATCCCGGTAATCTGTTCTACAGCTGTATCCCGTTTTCACGCAGTTATAGGGGCCCCCCGTGCGGTCCCTCGCAGGAGTGTGCCCCCCATGGAGAAGAGGATTCGGACTGTGGCGGCAGCGCGCTGCATGGCGCTGGCCTCCGAGAGGAGCGCTCTGACCAGGGTGACGGCTTGGTTTGCTTTGCAGTTGACCAGGCTCGGCGCTCGGCCATCCCGCCTCCTTGCGGTGGGGCTCCTGCCGCTCGTTTTCGCGTGCTCGGGACCCGAGGACGGCCCGGAGGAGATGGCCGTGGCGGCCCAGGCGGTCGCGCCGCCGACGTCGGAGCGGGTCACCATCGATCTGTCGGCCGGAATGCCCGGCCAGAGCCACTGGCGCTACCTGAAGGGCCAGGACTCCACGACGTTCGCGTCGCCGTCCTTCGATGACTCGGCCTGGAGCCAGGTCGGCATCCCACACGGCGCGAACTACCTGACCACCTTCCTCAACACCGTGTCGGGCGGCGGCGACGGGTATCTGGACGGCGGCAGCCAGTGGTACCGCCTGCGTTTCACCCTCGGCACCCAGTACGCCGCCAGCAAGGTCCTGGTGGAGTTCGAGGGCGCGCATACTGGCGTGCAGGTCTACATCAACGGCACGCTTCTTCCTGGGATCAGTGCTGTTGCTGGCAACGCCCAGGCCTCACACGTGATCGGCTTCCTCCCCTTCATCGTCGACCTGACCCCGTACATTCAGGCCAACGGCACGACGCAGAACGTGCTCGCGGTCCGGGTCTCGCGGGGCGCCGCCTGGTTCAAGCAACCCGGCTTCTCTGGCGCCTTCCGCTTCGGCCAGGCCGAGGCGGGCCTCTTCCGCCCGGCCAAGATGTTCATCACCAACAAGGTGCACATCCCGCGGAATGTCTACTCCAACCAGCGGACCTGGGGCACCTACGTCACCACGGTCTCGATCGTTCCGTCTACGGCCACCACCGCGAAGGCCGAATCGGCGGTCGTCGCGGTGCAGACCAACGTCCTCAACGAGACCACGTCGACGCAGCAGGTGACGTTGACCACGCAAATCGTGGACGCGAATGGCAACGTCGTGGTCGCCGCGCCGCCCGTCACCCAGTCGGTCCCGGCGATGACGCCGAGCACGTTCCCCTCGTCGGCGACCCCGATGTTCGATCAGCGCATCACGGTCCCCAACCCGACGCTGTGGTACCCGAACAACAGCATCTACGGAAAGCCCTACCTCTATAAGGTCTTCCACGTCGTCAGCGTCAACGGCGTGGTGGTCGACTCGACCCAGACCACCCTCGGCATCCGGGTCATCACTTGGGACAAGAACCTGCCTTACTTCAACGGGCACGCGATGTTCCTGTGGGGCGGTTCGGGCCGCTACGATTACCCTGGCCTGGGCTCGTCGGTTCCCGAGGAGCATCAGTGGCGCGATCTCGAGCTGTTCGCCGCCGGCGGCGGGAACATCTGGCGCCCGGGCCACTCGTCCAGCAGCGAGGAGTTCGTCGATGCGGCCGACGCCTATGGCGTCATGATCGTCCAGCCGAGCGGGGACGGAGAGAACGGGTTCAACACCCCTGCCCCTGACGACGTCACCCTCAAGAAGGAGCTGCATCGCGACATGATCATCCGCGACCGCAGCCACCCCTCCATCCTCGCCTGGGAGTCGAACAACGGCGTGACCAACCAGTCGGTCGGGACGGCGCTCCTCGCCATCAACCAGGTCTGGGATCCCATCAGTACGCGGGCCGCGGCGGACCGCACGCCCGATCCGGTGAACGGGCTGATCCTTGGCTGCACGCTCGAGGGCTGCGAGGTGGGCGTCAAGAACCAGTTCCCCAATAACCCGGCCTGGGGCGCGGAGTACTGGGGCAACGGCACCGCGCGCGGGCTCGCCTATGACCACGAGCTCACCTTCCTGGCGCCGTTCCTCAACGACTGGCGCAAGTCGAAGCAGGCGAACGCCTTCGGCATGGTGCAGTGGTACTTCGCGGACACGCCCGGCGAGACCGGCCTCTTCGCCGAATACCAGCAGTACCGGGGCACCCCGCAGCAGGCGACCTACGAGAACAGCGTCCGCTCCATCGGCTCGTCGTCCGTCGACATGAACCGGTTCCCGAAGCTGCTCTACTACGCCTACCAGGCCGCCTGGACGCCCTTCTCGCTGAAGCCCGTCGTCCGCCTGGGGCACCACTGGAACCGCTCCGGTCAGGTGACCGTCAACGCCTTCAGCAACTGCCCCTCCGTTCGCCTTCGCATCAACGGCGGCGACCAGGGCACGAAGACCCCGAACCCGTGGAACTCTGACTCGAGTTCGAACCTCACACAGTCGACCCGGCTGCTGCCTTTCCAGGCGTCCTGGGATGTCACCTTCGCGGCCGGCACGCTGCTCGCCGAGTGCCTCGACCAGTTCGGGAACGTGGTCGCGACCGACAAAAAGGTGACCGCTGGCGCGGCGGCGAAGGTCGTCCTCAAGGCCGTGCCCGCCCTGGTGAGGCCGGACGGGACCGCCTTCGCGGTGACCGCCAACGGCTCCGACGCGGCGTTCGTGGTGGCCGAGGTGCAGGACGCCAACG
Protein-coding sequences here:
- a CDS encoding ankyrin repeat domain-containing protein; this translates as MSRYPLVARLLLATAALFLQGCCCCGGSGASAHSAGDTGDMLVSSARRGDAQRVRELLDAGVSPRSSTWSAGGSRLGSTTSAAEAAVDSEVWEAVEPFLVDAEAGKQALHRALQQSNLDLIQRLVQNGVKPEPSWAFDAYTRALQLSDRTRSEALVKRFVDMGLDPNATWIIPNPKEERPLVNFIVGQAAYRRKGGGSTAEGYSVSPWAAEVLLLHAKPRLDVQDNHGKTALMEAAQWGDGLLVNLLLEQGADPTLLDQNGLSAASYAYKRGHEALGAMLKDLPPPSSPKAKP
- a CDS encoding GNAT family N-acetyltransferase, with amino-acid sequence MTQVFERVTTERLLLRAVHDSDVEAVFALHGDPETSRYSVSGPMRSLDAARKQLDVWLGDWSSRGIGYWGVERRDDPGVAVGFGGLRHKVIDGQQVLNLAYRFAPKAWGSGYATELARAALELAREHLPETPVVAVIHPENEASIRVATRLGMRLDRIIDHEGIPSRLYVPA